In the Mesorhizobium sp. genome, one interval contains:
- a CDS encoding phosphatidate cytidylyltransferase: MSNLQLRVVSGVVLAVVVLALTWMGGLPFRLLASSIGALVFYEWTTLSNLERDRPLWLAAWGLVAIVLVALTAGLTGYPMLILAIVPTLLLLGIGQVRELGTLAAIGVGYAVLPAMALALLRSGEMSGLVAILYLFAVVWGTDIFAYFVGRAVGGPKLAPSISPGKTWSGAIGGVIAALFAGWTVAYFSGHPWPLLMGLLALPLSAISQAGDLFESGFKRRYGAKDSSRLIPGHGGVMDRVDGLVAAAVALYLAGWLLASPAAPASQLFPG, translated from the coding sequence ATGAGCAATCTCCAGCTCAGGGTCGTATCAGGCGTCGTGCTGGCCGTCGTCGTGCTCGCGCTGACCTGGATGGGGGGCCTGCCGTTCCGCTTGCTCGCCTCCTCGATCGGCGCGCTCGTCTTCTACGAATGGACGACCTTGTCGAATCTCGAACGCGACCGGCCGCTCTGGCTGGCTGCGTGGGGGCTCGTCGCGATCGTCCTGGTCGCGCTGACCGCCGGACTCACCGGTTATCCGATGCTGATCCTGGCGATCGTGCCGACGCTCCTGCTGCTCGGAATCGGGCAGGTTCGAGAACTCGGAACGCTCGCTGCGATCGGCGTGGGTTACGCGGTGCTCCCCGCAATGGCACTAGCGCTCCTGCGCAGCGGCGAGATGTCGGGACTGGTGGCGATCCTCTATCTCTTCGCGGTCGTGTGGGGCACGGATATCTTCGCCTATTTCGTCGGGCGTGCGGTCGGCGGCCCGAAGCTCGCCCCGTCGATTTCGCCCGGAAAGACATGGAGCGGAGCCATCGGCGGCGTGATAGCTGCGCTGTTCGCCGGCTGGACCGTGGCTTATTTTTCCGGACACCCATGGCCGCTGCTCATGGGGCTTCTCGCTCTGCCTCTGTCCGCTATCTCGCAGGCGGGTGACTTGTTCGAATCCGGGTTCAAACGGCGATACGGTGCCAAGGATTCGAGCCGGCTGATACCCGGACACGGTGGCGTGATGGATCGCGTCGACGGGCTTGTCGCGGCGGCGGTGGCACTGTATCTCGCAGGCTGGCTGCTTGCCAGTCCAGCTGCCCCTGCGTCGCAGCTGTTCCCCGGCTGA
- the rseP gene encoding RIP metalloprotease RseP encodes MGDILASIVGTDGLILGTIVPFLFVLTVVVFVHEMGHYLVGRWCGIGVKAFSIGFGPELFGFNDRHGTRWKLSAVPLGGYVKFTGDMNATSTPDPDEIESLSEDEKKIAFHTQPVWKRALTVVAGPVFNFLLTIAVFAVLFGTYGKPVIQPVVAEVVAGSAAEAAGFKPGDRFVSVDGSPVETFADVQRYVSGRTDDQLDFVMLRDGKEITLTATPRLTEQKDALGNTIKVGVIGVATNQEVGEGRVVHYGPLAAVGEAVAETGSIISRTGQFLKRFAFGREDKCQLGGPIKIAKMSGQAAQLGFLWLINLVALLSVGIGFLNLLPIPPLDGGHLLFYAIEAVTRRPVPERAMETVYRIGLLAVLMFMAFVVWNDLFGC; translated from the coding sequence TTGGGTGATATTCTGGCTTCGATCGTCGGCACCGATGGCCTGATCCTCGGCACGATAGTGCCTTTTCTGTTCGTACTCACGGTCGTCGTGTTCGTGCACGAGATGGGCCACTATCTCGTCGGCCGCTGGTGCGGCATCGGCGTCAAGGCGTTCTCGATCGGCTTCGGACCGGAACTTTTCGGGTTCAACGACCGCCACGGGACGCGGTGGAAGCTGTCCGCCGTCCCGCTCGGCGGCTATGTCAAGTTCACCGGCGACATGAACGCCACGTCCACGCCGGATCCGGACGAGATCGAATCGCTGAGCGAGGACGAGAAGAAGATCGCCTTTCATACCCAGCCGGTTTGGAAGCGGGCGCTGACTGTCGTTGCCGGTCCAGTCTTCAACTTCCTGCTTACGATTGCGGTTTTCGCCGTTCTTTTCGGCACTTACGGGAAACCGGTGATTCAACCGGTTGTCGCGGAGGTGGTGGCTGGAAGCGCGGCCGAGGCGGCTGGCTTCAAGCCTGGCGACCGCTTCGTCTCGGTCGACGGAAGTCCGGTCGAGACCTTCGCCGACGTCCAGCGCTACGTGTCAGGTCGAACGGACGACCAGCTTGATTTCGTGATGCTGCGCGACGGCAAGGAAATAACGCTGACCGCGACGCCGAGGCTGACCGAGCAGAAGGATGCGCTCGGCAACACGATCAAGGTCGGGGTGATCGGGGTAGCGACCAACCAAGAGGTCGGCGAGGGCAGGGTGGTGCATTACGGGCCGCTTGCCGCGGTCGGCGAGGCGGTAGCCGAAACCGGGTCGATCATCAGCCGGACGGGCCAGTTTCTCAAGCGCTTTGCGTTCGGACGCGAAGACAAGTGTCAGCTCGGCGGTCCGATCAAGATCGCCAAAATGTCCGGACAGGCCGCGCAGCTCGGATTCCTCTGGCTTATCAATCTCGTGGCGCTGCTTTCGGTCGGTATCGGCTTCCTTAACCTGCTGCCGATTCCGCCTCTCGACGGTGGCCATCTTCTCTTCTACGCAATAGAGGCGGTGACGCGCCGCCCCGTGCCTGAACGGGCCATGGAAACGGTCTACAGAATCGGGCTTCTGGCCGTTCTCATGTTCATGGCCTTCGTGGTCTGGAACGATCTGTTCGGATGCTGA
- the bamA gene encoding outer membrane protein assembly factor BamA yields the protein MKATKRLMGAASAAALAAGMVFSASLVVQVAAVSVAQAAVVSSISVRGNQRVDAETIRGNIGIQPGRSFSAADIDEAVKRLFATGLFSDVRISQSGGTLVVQVEEYPVVNQVLFQGNKKRKDADLARVVQLKPRGPFSQAQMEADVEAIKAAYSSIGRDDAEVQTQVMDLGENRVNVVFTVNEGGRTKIKTVNFVGNNAFGDRRLADVISTKRSNILSFLFRDDIYDENRLRADEETLRRFYYDRGYADFQVVSSSAELDEATNEYTVNFTVDEGERYTFGDVTIESSIDGVDSATLNSAIETRSGDVYSAKNVEDTIIGLTERVAGAGYAFAQVTPRGDRNFETRTISVVYTIDQGPRTYIERIEIRGNERTRDYVIRREFDVSEGDAFNQVLIQRAKRRLERLDFFETVNIATAPGSEPDQVILVVDLVEKSTGEFSIGGGYTTGENAGFSVEGSVSERNFLGRGQYIRISAGGGKDTRNYALSFTEPYFLGRRIAAGFDIFRQTQKYTNYESETSGATVRFGLPITQNLTTQLAYNLTSEEYALTDSCDANGDGIPDDDGDGDYTDGDVGDCYVSMPILDGIANSPWVKSSVSATLQYNSIDDMKNPHSGIYATLTGEVAGLGGDASWARVTARGNYYRTLSEQQDIVGLVTLGAGHIEPINNDLRVFDQFKASDRMIRGFEYNGFGPVDTNGTAKLGDDYHLGGTTYFHATAEAQFPIPVLPPSLGVKGAVFADAATLFGVNQGVASLVVPADQASFDMRWRASVGAGVIWASPFGPIRIDYAIPVLKEDTDVVQNLNFGMSAKF from the coding sequence ATGAAGGCAACTAAAAGACTGATGGGCGCGGCATCCGCGGCAGCCCTTGCCGCTGGAATGGTTTTTTCAGCCTCCCTCGTCGTGCAGGTGGCCGCGGTTTCCGTGGCGCAAGCGGCCGTTGTCAGCAGCATTTCCGTGCGGGGCAACCAGCGCGTCGACGCCGAGACGATTCGGGGCAATATTGGCATTCAGCCGGGCCGGAGCTTTTCCGCAGCCGATATCGACGAGGCGGTGAAGCGGCTGTTCGCGACCGGGCTTTTCTCGGACGTGCGCATCAGTCAGTCCGGCGGAACCCTGGTCGTCCAGGTCGAAGAGTATCCCGTCGTCAATCAGGTGCTCTTCCAGGGCAACAAGAAGCGCAAGGACGCTGATCTGGCGCGCGTCGTGCAGCTGAAGCCGCGCGGGCCGTTCTCGCAGGCGCAGATGGAAGCCGATGTCGAGGCGATCAAGGCAGCCTACAGCTCGATCGGACGCGACGACGCGGAAGTCCAGACCCAGGTCATGGATCTCGGCGAGAACCGCGTGAACGTCGTCTTCACCGTCAACGAAGGCGGCCGCACGAAGATCAAGACCGTCAATTTCGTCGGCAACAACGCTTTCGGAGATCGCCGGCTCGCCGACGTGATCTCCACGAAGCGCTCGAACATCCTCTCGTTCCTGTTCCGCGACGACATTTATGACGAAAACCGCCTGCGGGCCGACGAGGAGACGCTGCGCCGCTTCTATTACGATCGCGGCTATGCGGACTTCCAGGTCGTCTCCTCCTCGGCCGAACTCGACGAGGCCACGAACGAATATACCGTCAATTTCACAGTGGACGAGGGCGAGCGCTACACGTTCGGTGACGTGACGATCGAGTCTTCGATCGACGGCGTCGATTCGGCGACGCTGAACTCCGCCATCGAGACGCGGTCCGGCGACGTCTACAGCGCCAAGAACGTCGAAGACACGATCATCGGCCTGACCGAGCGCGTCGCCGGCGCCGGCTACGCGTTCGCTCAGGTGACGCCGCGCGGCGACCGCAACTTCGAAACCCGGACCATTTCGGTCGTCTACACCATCGATCAGGGTCCTCGCACCTATATCGAGCGGATCGAAATCCGCGGCAACGAGCGCACGCGCGACTACGTCATCCGCCGCGAGTTCGACGTTTCGGAGGGCGACGCGTTCAATCAGGTGCTGATCCAGCGCGCGAAGCGCCGCCTGGAGCGGCTTGATTTCTTTGAGACCGTGAACATCGCAACCGCCCCCGGCTCTGAACCCGACCAGGTTATCCTGGTGGTGGATCTGGTCGAGAAGTCGACCGGCGAGTTCTCGATCGGCGGCGGCTACACCACGGGCGAAAACGCCGGCTTTTCGGTCGAAGGGTCGGTTAGCGAGCGCAACTTCCTCGGCCGAGGCCAGTATATCCGCATCTCGGCCGGCGGCGGCAAGGACACTCGCAACTATGCGCTGTCGTTTACGGAACCGTATTTCCTGGGTCGACGCATCGCGGCCGGCTTCGACATCTTCCGGCAGACGCAGAAGTATACGAATTACGAATCGGAGACTTCCGGCGCGACGGTGCGTTTCGGTCTGCCGATCACGCAGAACCTTACGACGCAGCTGGCGTATAATTTGACGTCGGAAGAGTACGCGCTGACGGATTCCTGCGACGCGAATGGGGACGGCATCCCCGACGACGACGGCGATGGTGATTATACCGACGGCGATGTCGGCGATTGCTACGTTTCGATGCCGATCCTGGACGGCATCGCGAACAGTCCATGGGTAAAGTCGTCAGTCAGCGCCACGCTGCAGTACAATTCGATCGACGACATGAAGAACCCGCATTCGGGCATCTACGCCACGTTGACGGGCGAAGTCGCGGGCCTTGGCGGTGACGCAAGCTGGGCGAGGGTAACGGCGCGTGGGAACTACTATCGCACGCTGTCCGAGCAGCAGGATATCGTGGGCCTGGTGACGCTTGGCGCCGGCCATATCGAGCCGATCAACAACGACCTGCGCGTTTTTGACCAGTTCAAGGCTTCGGACCGGATGATCCGTGGCTTTGAGTACAATGGCTTTGGCCCGGTCGACACGAACGGGACCGCGAAACTGGGTGATGACTACCATCTTGGCGGCACAACCTATTTCCATGCGACCGCGGAAGCCCAGTTCCCGATCCCGGTCCTGCCGCCGAGCCTCGGTGTCAAGGGCGCGGTGTTCGCCGATGCGGCGACATTGTTCGGAGTCAATCAGGGCGTTGCCAGCTTGGTGGTCCCCGCAGATCAGGCTTCCTTCGACATGCGTTGGCGTGCGTCGGTCGGCGCCGGCGTGATCTGGGCTTCGCCGTTCGGTCCGATCCGCATCGACTACGCGATCCCGGTCCTGAAGGAGGACACCGACGTCGTGCAGAACCTCAATTTCGGCATGTCGGCGAAGTTCTAG
- the lpxD gene encoding UDP-3-O-(3-hydroxymyristoyl)glucosamine N-acyltransferase has translation MSDPVFFSPVRRIDAAQVAELCGASLANPDRSAIEITGIASAEHGGAGDLVFLEGRRGMQLLPRLKAGAVLCTADLASSVRPEIAVLVTPRPQQAFALVARSLFPEATSPGPWLATAGISPAAHVSHDARVEAGAIVEAGAVVGPGATIGAGSVIAPNAVIGRSCQIGRNSHVGPGASIQAALIGDRVIIHAGVRIGTDGFGFISGRAGLEKMPQIGRVVIQDNVEIGANTTIDRGALGDTIIGEGTKIDNLVQIGHNVRIGRSCAIAGHCGISGSVVIGDYVLLGGRVGIGDHVTIGDGAQVAAGSGLMHDVPAGERWGGAPAQPMKSWLREVSVLRGIVRDKLRRQDGNG, from the coding sequence ATGAGCGATCCGGTGTTTTTCTCGCCCGTCCGCCGGATCGATGCGGCACAGGTTGCGGAGCTTTGCGGAGCTTCCCTGGCCAATCCCGACAGGTCGGCAATCGAAATCACTGGCATTGCCTCGGCGGAGCACGGCGGCGCCGGCGATCTCGTTTTCCTCGAGGGCCGGCGGGGGATGCAACTTCTGCCGCGCCTGAAAGCCGGTGCGGTGCTCTGCACTGCAGACCTCGCGTCATCGGTTCGGCCGGAGATCGCCGTTCTGGTCACGCCCCGTCCGCAGCAGGCCTTCGCCCTTGTCGCCCGCAGCCTGTTTCCGGAGGCGACGTCGCCCGGGCCGTGGTTGGCGACGGCCGGCATATCTCCGGCAGCGCACGTCTCCCACGACGCTCGGGTGGAAGCGGGTGCGATCGTAGAGGCGGGCGCTGTCGTCGGACCCGGTGCCACGATCGGCGCCGGTTCTGTGATCGCTCCAAATGCCGTGATCGGGAGGTCTTGCCAGATCGGCAGGAACAGTCATGTCGGACCGGGCGCCAGTATTCAGGCCGCGCTGATTGGCGATCGTGTCATCATCCATGCGGGCGTCCGCATCGGTACGGATGGCTTCGGCTTCATCTCGGGACGGGCCGGCCTGGAGAAGATGCCGCAGATCGGCCGTGTGGTCATTCAGGACAATGTGGAGATCGGTGCGAACACGACGATCGATCGGGGTGCGCTCGGTGACACGATCATCGGAGAAGGCACCAAGATCGACAATCTCGTCCAGATCGGACACAACGTCCGCATCGGGCGGAGCTGCGCCATCGCGGGACACTGCGGCATATCGGGCTCCGTCGTGATCGGTGACTACGTACTATTGGGAGGCCGGGTCGGTATCGGGGACCACGTAACGATCGGAGACGGCGCTCAGGTTGCGGCGGGCAGCGGGCTGATGCATGACGTTCCCGCTGGGGAGAGATGGGGCGGGGCACCTGCCCAGCCGATGAAGAGCTGGCTTCGAGAAGTGTCGGTTCTCCGCGGGATCGTGCGCGACAAATTGAGGAGGCAGGACGGCAATGGCTGA
- the fabZ gene encoding 3-hydroxyacyl-ACP dehydratase FabZ encodes MAEPGATLLESLDIGQLLKLLPHRYPFLLVDKIIDIDGDRSATGIKNVTMNEPHFQGHFPERPVMPGVLIIEAMAQTAGAICLHSVGSAKPSLVYFLTIDGAKFRKPVVPGDRLEIRVVKERQRGNVWKFNCEAVVDGSKVAEAVISAMTTPAVETGA; translated from the coding sequence ATGGCTGAACCGGGCGCGACACTTCTGGAATCCTTGGACATTGGCCAGCTCCTCAAACTGCTGCCGCATCGCTATCCGTTCCTGCTCGTAGACAAGATTATCGACATAGACGGCGACCGTTCGGCGACCGGCATCAAGAACGTCACCATGAACGAGCCGCACTTCCAGGGTCATTTCCCCGAGCGGCCGGTTATGCCCGGCGTGCTGATCATCGAAGCGATGGCGCAGACCGCCGGGGCGATCTGTCTGCATTCGGTCGGCTCTGCGAAGCCGTCGCTGGTGTACTTCCTGACGATCGATGGAGCGAAGTTCCGCAAGCCCGTGGTGCCCGGAGACCGTCTCGAGATTCGGGTGGTCAAGGAGCGGCAGCGGGGGAATGTCTGGAAATTCAATTGTGAGGCTGTAGTGGACGGAAGCAAGGTGGCTGAAGCGGTGATCTCGGCAATGACGACCCCGGCGGTCGAGACCGGAGCCTGA
- the lpxA gene encoding acyl-ACP--UDP-N-acetylglucosamine O-acyltransferase translates to MAGDTIIHPLAIVESGAALGTGVKIGPFCHVGADATLGDNVELVSHVSIMGATTIGAGCKIFPQAVLGAPPQNSKHKGGRTTLVIGRNCMIREGVTMHLGTDTSRGETTVGDNGYFLAYTHVAHDCIVGNNVTMANLATLAGHVVVGDYVGFGGFSAAHQNVRIGHHAFIGGLSAAFEDVIPYGMIRGTTGALRGLNLIGMKRSGMPRSEIHAVRNAFKAIFDRSRTMDENMSEAQRAFAASPAVQDVLAFMRSAGHRSFATPWRGAKVLSDDNGED, encoded by the coding sequence GTGGCAGGCGATACAATCATTCATCCCCTCGCCATCGTCGAGTCGGGCGCCGCGCTCGGCACGGGCGTGAAAATCGGACCTTTCTGCCATGTCGGTGCCGATGCGACGCTGGGGGACAATGTCGAACTCGTGAGCCATGTGTCGATCATGGGCGCCACGACCATCGGTGCCGGTTGCAAGATTTTTCCGCAAGCCGTGCTCGGCGCTCCGCCGCAGAACAGCAAGCACAAGGGCGGTCGGACGACCCTGGTCATCGGGCGTAATTGCATGATCCGCGAGGGCGTCACGATGCATCTTGGCACCGATACGAGCCGGGGCGAGACGACCGTCGGCGACAACGGCTATTTCCTGGCCTATACGCACGTCGCTCACGATTGCATCGTGGGAAACAATGTGACGATGGCCAACCTCGCGACACTGGCAGGGCACGTCGTCGTCGGCGACTACGTCGGTTTCGGCGGCTTCTCCGCAGCGCACCAGAATGTTCGTATCGGCCACCACGCTTTTATCGGCGGCTTGTCGGCGGCCTTCGAGGACGTAATACCGTACGGAATGATACGGGGCACGACCGGCGCACTGCGCGGCCTCAACCTCATCGGCATGAAGCGCTCGGGCATGCCGCGCTCCGAAATCCACGCGGTGCGCAACGCCTTCAAGGCGATCTTCGATCGCTCGCGCACCATGGACGAGAATATGTCTGAGGCGCAGAGGGCGTTCGCGGCGTCTCCGGCGGTGCAGGATGTGCTGGCCTTCATGCGCTCGGCCGGGCACCGCTCCTTTGCGACGCCATGGCGCGGCGCGAAGGTCTTATCCGACGACAATGGCGAGGATTGA
- the lpxI gene encoding UDP-2,3-diacylglucosamine diphosphatase LpxI (LpxI, functionally equivalent to LpxH, replaces it in LPS biosynthesis in a minority of bacteria.), whose translation MARIEAPAPFELRAGERIAVGAGAGRLPVELVERLVAAGHRPFVVLIDGEADAASPVLTAQDHWIMPLERIGEAAARFKREGVTHLVMAGGVSRRPRLRAFRPGLGILHMAPRIAASLMRGDDNLLRAIVRYYERLGIIVVGAHQIMPDLLAPSGVLTARAPNARDRADLKSAAIAARAIGALDIGQAAVAIGGRAIALEGIEGTDGLLQRTVALRQNGRIAGQAGGVLVKCAKPSQELRADLPTIGVGTVELAHAAGLAGIGIEADRSIVLDMGAVTARADELGLFIIGLVEGDWIR comes from the coding sequence ATGGCGAGGATTGAGGCTCCGGCTCCGTTCGAACTCCGTGCGGGCGAACGCATCGCCGTGGGCGCGGGCGCCGGCCGCCTGCCGGTCGAGCTGGTCGAGAGGCTCGTGGCGGCTGGGCACCGACCCTTCGTGGTCCTCATCGACGGCGAGGCCGACGCGGCGTCGCCCGTCCTGACCGCGCAGGATCACTGGATCATGCCGCTGGAGCGAATCGGCGAGGCCGCGGCGCGCTTCAAGCGCGAAGGGGTGACCCACCTTGTCATGGCGGGAGGCGTGAGTCGCCGGCCGAGGCTGCGCGCTTTCAGGCCCGGTCTCGGCATCTTGCACATGGCGCCGAGGATTGCCGCTTCGCTGATGCGCGGCGACGACAATCTGCTGCGTGCAATCGTCCGCTACTACGAACGCTTGGGAATCATCGTCGTCGGCGCGCATCAGATAATGCCCGATCTTCTTGCTCCCTCCGGTGTGCTCACGGCGCGCGCACCGAACGCGCGAGATCGCGCAGATCTGAAATCCGCTGCCATCGCGGCCCGTGCCATCGGCGCGCTCGACATCGGCCAGGCGGCCGTCGCGATCGGGGGGCGAGCGATTGCGCTTGAAGGCATCGAGGGAACGGACGGATTGCTGCAGCGCACCGTCGCGTTGAGACAGAACGGCCGCATCGCCGGGCAGGCAGGCGGCGTGCTGGTGAAATGCGCCAAGCCATCGCAGGAATTGCGGGCCGACCTTCCGACCATCGGTGTCGGAACGGTGGAACTGGCGCACGCGGCCGGCCTTGCAGGGATCGGCATCGAAGCGGATCGCTCGATCGTTCTCGACATGGGAGCGGTGACGGCGCGTGCCGATGAACTCGGCCTTTTCATCATCGGTCTCGTCGAAGGGGATTGGATCAGATGA
- the lpxB gene encoding lipid-A-disaccharide synthase, with translation MSGRPLKLAVVAGEESGDLLGADLVAALRTASGRPVELIGLGGRHLEAQGLTSLFNSSEIALMGVTAVVLDLPRLIRRIAQTAREIVRARPDCLVTIDSPDFSLRVAKKVRAADPSIPIVHYVSPSVWAWRPGRATAIKPYVDHILCVLPFEPDVLQRLGGPQGTFVGHRLTADPGLQSAAAAQSVPRDLDPGREKTLLVLPGSRGSEIGQLLGPFGETVDVLRARGNQFRIVLPTLPRLRERVAAGVKDWTQAPEIVVGADEKWRAFGEADAALIASGTVSLELALAGVPLVSCYKFDWLSRHVESWITAWSALLPNLIADRPVAPEYYHQYVRPQHIARTLECLFADTEMRAWQKQGFAEVRRRLATDRPPGEIAADVVISKIERRTGA, from the coding sequence ATGAGCGGGAGGCCATTGAAACTCGCGGTGGTGGCCGGCGAGGAGTCGGGCGACCTACTGGGCGCCGATCTCGTCGCGGCATTGCGCACAGCCTCGGGCCGGCCGGTCGAACTCATCGGCCTGGGTGGCAGGCATCTCGAGGCTCAGGGGCTGACCTCACTCTTCAATTCCTCCGAGATCGCCCTCATGGGCGTGACCGCGGTGGTCCTCGACCTGCCGCGTCTGATCCGCCGGATCGCGCAGACTGCGCGCGAAATCGTCCGTGCGAGGCCGGACTGCCTGGTGACCATCGACAGTCCGGACTTCTCCCTCCGTGTCGCAAAGAAGGTGCGCGCCGCCGATCCATCCATCCCGATCGTCCACTATGTCAGCCCGAGCGTCTGGGCCTGGCGGCCGGGCCGGGCGACGGCGATCAAGCCCTATGTCGATCATATTCTCTGCGTTCTGCCGTTCGAGCCCGACGTCCTGCAACGGCTAGGCGGACCGCAAGGGACCTTCGTCGGGCATCGACTGACGGCCGATCCCGGCCTCCAGTCGGCCGCCGCGGCACAGAGCGTGCCGCGCGACCTTGATCCGGGACGGGAGAAGACGTTGCTGGTGCTTCCCGGGTCGCGCGGATCGGAAATCGGCCAACTCCTCGGGCCGTTCGGCGAGACGGTCGACGTGTTGCGCGCCCGCGGCAACCAGTTCCGCATCGTGTTGCCGACCTTGCCGCGCCTGCGCGAACGCGTGGCCGCGGGCGTAAAGGACTGGACTCAGGCGCCGGAGATCGTTGTCGGCGCGGACGAGAAATGGCGTGCCTTCGGCGAGGCGGACGCGGCGCTGATCGCGTCAGGAACCGTCTCTCTGGAACTGGCATTGGCGGGTGTGCCACTTGTCTCATGTTACAAGTTCGACTGGCTCTCCCGCCATGTCGAAAGCTGGATCACGGCCTGGTCCGCTCTGCTGCCCAACCTGATCGCCGACCGTCCGGTCGCACCGGAATATTACCATCAGTATGTGCGGCCGCAGCATATCGCGCGTACGCTTGAGTGCCTGTTCGCTGATACCGAAATGCGAGCCTGGCAGAAGCAGGGTTTTGCGGAAGTCCGCCGCCGGCTCGCGACGGACCGGCCACCCGGCGAGATTGCTGCGGATGTAGTAATCTCGAAGATAGAACGCAGAACGGGCGCCTGA
- the gltA gene encoding citrate synthase — protein MTNKTAKLEFGGKSLDLKVRSGSVGPDVIDIAPLFKETGAFTYDPGFTSTASCDSAITYIDGDEGILLHRGYPIDQLAEHGDFLETCYLLLYGELPTKTQKEDFDYRVTRHTMVHEQMVNFFRGFRRDAHPMAVMCGVVGALSAFYHDSTDISDPHQRMVASIRLIAKMPTIAAMAYKYHIGQPFVYPRNDLSYAANFLRMCFAVPAEEYEANPVLARAMERIFILHADHEQNASTSTVRLAGSSGANPFACIAAGIACLWGPAHGGANEAALNMLSEIGTVDRIPEYIARAKDKNDPFRLMGFGHRVYKNYDPRAKIMQRTTHEVLGELGIKDDPLLDVAMELEKIALTDEYFIEKKLYPNIDFYSGITLKALGFPTTMFTVLFAVARTVGWIAQWKEMIEDPLQKIGRPRQLYTGAPERDYLPIAKR, from the coding sequence ATGACGAATAAAACTGCAAAGCTGGAATTTGGCGGCAAATCCCTCGATCTCAAAGTGCGAAGTGGGTCCGTTGGGCCGGACGTCATCGACATAGCGCCGCTGTTCAAGGAGACCGGCGCCTTCACCTACGATCCGGGCTTTACGTCGACGGCTTCGTGCGATTCAGCGATCACCTATATCGACGGAGACGAGGGCATCCTGCTGCACCGCGGCTATCCCATCGACCAGCTAGCCGAGCACGGTGATTTCCTCGAGACCTGCTACCTGCTTCTCTATGGCGAATTGCCGACCAAGACACAGAAGGAAGATTTCGACTACCGCGTCACGCGCCACACCATGGTGCACGAGCAGATGGTCAATTTCTTCCGCGGCTTCCGTCGCGATGCTCACCCGATGGCCGTGATGTGCGGCGTGGTCGGTGCGCTGTCGGCCTTCTATCACGACTCGACCGACATTTCCGATCCGCACCAGCGCATGGTCGCCTCGATCCGGCTGATCGCCAAGATGCCGACGATCGCCGCGATGGCTTACAAGTACCATATCGGCCAACCCTTCGTGTATCCGCGCAATGACCTCTCATACGCGGCGAACTTCCTGCGCATGTGCTTTGCGGTTCCGGCCGAGGAATACGAGGCCAATCCGGTGCTCGCGCGCGCCATGGAGCGCATCTTCATCCTCCATGCCGATCACGAGCAGAACGCGTCGACCTCCACCGTGCGTCTCGCCGGCTCGTCCGGCGCCAATCCGTTTGCCTGCATCGCTGCCGGCATCGCCTGCCTGTGGGGCCCCGCGCACGGCGGCGCGAACGAAGCTGCGCTCAACATGCTCTCCGAGATCGGCACAGTAGACCGGATCCCCGAATACATCGCCCGCGCCAAGGACAAGAACGATCCGTTCCGGCTTATGGGTTTCGGCCACCGGGTGTACAAGAACTACGACCCCCGCGCGAAGATCATGCAGCGTACGACTCACGAAGTCCTGGGCGAACTCGGAATCAAGGACGATCCGCTGCTCGACGTCGCGATGGAACTCGAAAAGATAGCACTCACCGACGAATACTTCATCGAGAAGAAGCTCTACCCGAACATCGACTTCTATTCCGGCATCACGCTGAAGGCGCTCGGCTTCCCGACGACCATGTTCACGGTGCTCTTCGCGGTGGCCCGCACCGTCGGCTGGATCGCCCAGTGGAAGGAGATGATCGAGGATCCGCTGCAGAAGATCGGCCGCCCGCGCCAGCTCTACACCGGCGCCCCGGAACGGGACTACCTGCCGATCGCCAAGCGCTGA